DNA from Kryptolebias marmoratus isolate JLee-2015 linkage group LG15, ASM164957v2, whole genome shotgun sequence:
gacaaacaaggaccctaatgagcctctattgttaggggagcgagaacaatctgcaagctatccagcttacatccCATCTCAGCTCaactctatttctgaactgagaaagctcctcggttgagaagcgaaacgtcttcagctacagaacagaagtccagttgtttttgttttttaacctttttttaatgttgtcatTAGAGGAACTCATAAAGGTCTAGCTGTCCTTGAATTCAGATTAAGATCTTGAGTTGTTGCTCGTTTgatcaaaccatgaaaataaaagttttagctCGATACGCGTGAAAGTAACCGAGTTCgagctgttttattgttgactcgctgtggtggccatctttagtTGCATgttaactccaaatgtttataaattaaagaagATTAAACTGATTGGTTGTTTGCTTGCAGGGAtttctctctgaaagtttcattaaaatcggttcagcgattcatgagatattttgctaacatcaCTTTGTCTCTGCTTTCGGCTACAGGTGATCATAAAAATGCCTTGAAATGAGCTCCAGCTCCTCCCCAATCGTttaaatgtccctttttttattcctcagaGACGTTTGAGGTCCTCATGAAGCAGGGGGAGAACTACACCAACGCCTTCCTGCAAGTGTCCTATCAGAAAATGGCCGACCAGGCCGCAGGAGCGGTGGGGGAACTCTTCACCGACGTGGGGCTCTTCCTGCTCGGATCTGAGCTGGACGTGGACGAGTTCGTGCGGCGGTTCTTCGACGGCCTCTTCCCGCTCGTCTACAGTCACCTCGTGAGCCCCGGAGCGGGCGGCTTATCGTCGGTTTACGCTGAGTGCGTGAGGTCGATAAGCCGCGACGTTAGGCCGTTTGGAGCTGTGCCGGACCTCCTTGCCGATCAGATTACTCGCTCCGGGGTCTCCGGGAGGCTCCTGCTTCAGGCGCTGCACCTCGGCATCGAGGTCATCAATACCACGGACCACTTACAGCTGAGCCGCGAGTGCAGACGGGCGCTGCTCAAGATGCACTACTGTCCTCACTGCCAGGTACGGATGCATCCTTTTAATGCGAGCGTATCGATCCGAGCTAACGAGAGGCCTTCCTGGCAGCGCtcatctctctgtctgtcctccGCAGGGCCTGACCGAGTCCAAGCCCTGCATGGGTTACTGTCTGAACGTGATGAGGGGGTGTCTGGCCAGCATGGCAGAGATCGACCCTCACTGGAGGGAGTTTGTCCGCTCGCTGGAGGGCCTGTCAGCCAAGATGCACGGCGCTCAGGACCTGGAGCAAGTGCTTCTGGGAGTTCACACGATGCTCCACGACGCCGTCAGACATGCTGAGAAAAGTGGAGCTCGCCTTTCGACACAGGTTCAGATCATCAGCAAACCCAGTCCAAAAGAGCTGGGTCACTGTGTCATACCAATTCTCATTAACCCATATTTTGTTCATAAGGGAACATCGTAAACATCAAAcgttgaagcagatttaaaaaaaagggggtaaTTTTGAGGTAATTTTGaactttatggcagcaacacatctaaaaaaaggTTGAGACAGGGGCAGCAGAAGGTTGTAACAGTGgtatggatgaaaaaaaacatctggaggatcattttacaactaatcaggttaattggcagcaggtcagtaagacGACTGGGTCTACAAAGATcgatttagaggctgaatctgtcagaagtaaagatgggcagaggttctaACTGTTTCTAAAGTTAGTGGAACAATAAGGAAtgatgttcctcaacagaaaattgtgAATATTTTGAATATCGCATCATCTATTGTCCAAAATatcattaaaagctttaaacctctgaggtcaaaggtcaaggctggatgcTTGTGActggtctgattctgttctgaattttCTGGAAACCACggactaaagaggagagggaccgtccagcctgcctctctgatggtatgggggtgcattagtgcctccgggaaggatctccaggttttagagcaacatctgctcccatccaggactgttgaacagaaagaatgggacaacattcagcagctgctctcctcaggtccagatgtttacagactgatggagatgctgcatGGAGGGAAACATAAAACTcaaatttacctgtttttttttcaataaatggctgaatttctcagtttaaacatccAGCATGATACATTTACGACGCTCCATTGTGAATGAAATaggggtttatgagatttgcaaatactgcattatgtttttatttacattttacacaacatggTTGTAGTTTTAGGTCTGCTCGGTCCACATCAGAGAGGAATGCACTGTTCAAATCGTGCTtgagtttgattttattcactttaaaacCAGATAAGTCAGAGCAGAGAAGGCCTAAATTTCCCAGAAACACATCCATGACAATCAGACTTTAAACcgaggacagagaggaggagtcAGACAGAGCAAACATCTACTTCCCCGAACTACCAGCCTTTATTCATCTTTTATAGCTGCTCTTTATCCATCATCACCCATAAAAAGTGGACCATAAAGTCAGATCTGCACATGtaggtgtgtttctgtgtttacacCCCAGATGTTTGTTCACTTAGTTCAAGTAATTGAGACGCCACAGCTCCATCTAGTGGATGCCTTTGGTAATTTCACTTATCtatgaaaacaaagatttgatcCAAGGCTTCGGCGCCgttttacaaattaaactgcacagtgGGTGTTCAGgagtgagtctgtgtgtgtctttgtcgGATGTTAGGTTCAGAAGAAGTGTGGTCCTCCCAGCAGGACGCCTGCTCAGTCAGTCAGCATCCAGGAGGGCAGCAGCAAAGTTTCCACCCTGCTCAAAGCGTCCAACAGAGCGCCGGGAGTCTCACTGACTGTCAGGAGCAGGTAAGCAGGAGACGGATGAGTGTGCACAAAGATTTCCAGCTGATATGTGCGAgaacgtttatttatttttgtttttgcagggaGTTTCTGAGCAGCCTGCGCTCCTACCTCACCTTCTACATCGGCCTGCCAGATCAGCTGTGCGTGCGCGAGCTTGCATCCGGTGACACGCCCTGCTGGAATGGGACCGACATCGTGAAAAGGTTCGTTTTTTAAAGTGATCAGTCGAGAAATTCCACGAGCCTTTCTCTGACAGAAATTCAAACCTTACAGCAACACATAAAGAAACGGTTTCAGACTCTTAGTTTCCTCCCATTCCGTGTTTTCTGATAAAACCGAGTGTCCATCAGCTGTAGGCACACACACCCTtcataaatacatacatacaggCCTCACAAACAGCACGACACTGATGCAGAATTCATCTTTTAGCCATGAGCGCCTTCAGACATAGATCTTGGATATGGATGGCTGTGAAGTGTGGCCTCTTTCATAGTATCAGTCAGTGGCCTTGTCTCCATTACATCACAGCTCTCCATCTTACACACGCTGTCATCAGTCAAGGACCCCCACCCCACCTTCATATATCATCAGTCCGGGCTTCTTCCTCTTCACTGTCAGCGATGTGGAGACATCGGGCGGTCCGGTGAGGTGCAGCCCAGCCCGCTCAGGTTGGAGAAGGCTGCGttgtagccagactttaaaaaatcctgaggtcaaccactccttatccccctgcacatcagttccaatgaagaccaaaactgaattaaaatagaagcatttatttaaaacaagtgacttgaatgtgtatatgacatgtatttgtgtgtgtttgtaaatccatggggatcagcctcagaggactcagggcacaacNNNNNNNNNNNNNNNNNNNNNNNNNNNNNNNNNNNNNNNNNNNNNNNNNNNNNNNNNNNNNNNNNNNNNNNNNNNNNNNNNNNNNNNNNNNNNNNNNNNNNNNNNNNNNNNNNNNNNNNNNNNNNNNNNNNNNNNNNNNNNNNNNNNNNNNNNNNNNNNNNNNNNNNNNNNNNNNNNNNNNNNNNNNNNNNNNNNNNNNNNNNNNNNNNNNNNNNN
Protein-coding regions in this window:
- the gpc5a gene encoding glypican-5a; amino-acid sequence: MGFLWMCCVLLAVFSGPGLGGSDKCDEVRKVFQVREIGPSQLLPPRPRPGSDLQVCTSKTLMCCTKKMEEKYQVAARRDLQNLLQMYSNNLKTLLSRNVAAFQETFEVLMKQGENYTNAFLQVSYQKMADQAAGAVGELFTDVGLFLLGSELDVDEFVRRFFDGLFPLVYSHLVSPGAGGLSSVYAECVRSISRDVRPFGAVPDLLADQITRSGVSGRLLLQALHLGIEVINTTDHLQLSRECRRALLKMHYCPHCQGLTESKPCMGYCLNVMRGCLASMAEIDPHWREFVRSLEGLSAKMHGAQDLEQVLLGVHTMLHDAVRHAEKSGARLSTQVQKKCGPPSRTPAQSVSIQEGSSKVSTLLKASNRAPGVSLTVRSREFLSSLRSYLTFYIGLPDQLCVRELASGDTPCWNGTDIVKSYTLRVVRNGIRAQSANPEVKVRGEDPLINQIIDKLKHINQLLQGKSIPKLGSLDQIETGSGDAEGRSSGDCDDEDDCGGSGGGEVKRRLFKVSKLSPDVTGDYKHHHYHHPPAKDSKIDSSSGSLRRTRAIWVLVLACLHLILDL